A single genomic interval of Lepisosteus oculatus isolate fLepOcu1 chromosome 12, fLepOcu1.hap2, whole genome shotgun sequence harbors:
- the LOC102685425 gene encoding uncharacterized protein — protein MAFRLFEEKQHASVYQKFRFTPPEEVKTIILDYLDRKKEKPHVLAVDLGCGTGQNTRLLAPHFQEVVGLDVSESQLAEARAVPGFSNITYRAGSAEEMPFPDRSVDLITAASAAHWFDAERFLKEAHRVLKPQGCMALLGFASNIEFHYGNCEGRLTSIYRELEDALLPYTSQKVTMANLMLQDLFEAIPYPDKARVGDIEMNIFRPVSSVVGFCESFSMYQAYQKAEPEAARALLQTTQQRFLEEMKVSSPETEVEVRVKYFCVLASKPR, from the exons ATGGCCTTCCGCCTGTTCGAGGAGAAGCAGCATGCCTCCGTCTACCAGAAGTTTCGCTTCACCCCACCAGAGGAGGTCAAGACCATCATCCTCGACTACCTGGACAGAAAG AAAGAGAAACCCCATGTGCTGGCTGTAGATCTGGGCTGTGGGACGGGCCAGAACACCAGGCTTCTGGCTCCTCATTTCCAAGAGGTGGTGGGTCTTGACGTCAGCGAATCCCAGCTGGCGGAGGCAAGAGCCGTGCCTGGATTCTCCAACATCACCTACAG AGCTGGCAGTGCTGAGGAGATGCCTTTCCCAGACCGCTCGGTGGATCTGATCACAGCTGCATCTGCAGCACATTGGTTTGACGCTGAGAGGTTCCTGAAGGAAGCCCACAGGGTCCTCAAGCCACAGGGCTGCATGGCGCTGCTGGGCTTCGCTAGCAACATAGAGTTCCACTATGGAAACTGTGAAGGACGACTCACTTCCATCTACAGAGAG CTTGAGGACGCCCTGTTACCATACACCAGCCAGAAGGTCACTATGGCTAATTTGATGTTACAGGATCTGTTTGAGGCCATCCCCTACCCCGACAAAGCAAG GGTTGGAGACATAGAAATGAACATTTTCAGACCGGTGAGCAGCGTTGTGGGTTTTTGTGAGTCCTTCTCGATGTACCAGGCGTATCAGAAGGCAGAGCCAGAGGCTGCGAGGGCGCTGCTCCAGACCACCCAGCAGAG GTTTCTAGAGGAGATGAAAGTCTCCTCCCCAGAGACGGAGGTGGAGGTCAGGGTGAAGTATTTCTGCGTGCTGGCCAGCAAGCCGCGCTAA
- the LOC107078729 gene encoding putative methyltransferase DDB_G0268948 codes for MAFRLFEEKQHASVYQKFRFTPPEEVKTIILDYLDRKKEKPHVLAVDLGCGTGQNTRLLAPHFQEVVGLDISESQVAEARAVPGFSNITYRVGGAEEMPFPDSSVDLITAATAAHYFDIERFLKEAHRVLKPQGCMALLGYTDRFEFYYGNCEGRLTSIYRELVDALLPYTTKQINVANSMLQDLFEAIPYPDKERIENIILKELRPVSSVVGLCESFSMYQAYQKAEPEAARALLQTTQQRFLEEIKVSSPETEVEVRMKYFCVLASKPR; via the exons ATGGCCTTCCGCCTGTTCGAGGAGAAGCAGCATGCCTCTGTTTACCAGAAGTTCCGCTTCACCCCACCAGAAGAGGTCAAGACCATCATCCTCGACTACCTGGACAGAAAG AAAGAGAAGCCCCATGTGCTGGCTGTAGATCTGGGCTGTGGGACGGGCCAGAACACCAGGCTTCTGGCTCCTCATTTCCAAGAGGTGGTGGGTCTTGACATCAGCGAATCCCAAGTGGCAGAGGCAAGAGCCGTGCCTGGATTCTCCAACATCACCTACAG AGttggcggtgctgaggagatgcCTTTCCCAGACAGCTCAGTGGATCTGATCACAGCTGCAACAGCGGCACATTATTTTGACATTGAGAGGTTCCTGAAGGAAGCCCACAGGGTCCTCAAGCCACAGGGCTGCATGGCGCTGCTGGGCTACACTGACCGCTTTGAGTTCTACTATGGAAATTGTGAAGGACGACTCACTTCCATCTACAGAGAG CTTGTGGATGCCCTGTTACCATACACCACCAAGCAGATCAACGTGGCCAATTCGATGTTACAGGACCTGTTTGAGGCTATTCCCTACCCTGACAAAGAAAG GATTGAGAACATTATATTGAAGGAATTGAGACCGGTGAGCAGCGTTGTGGGGCTTTGTGAGTCCTTCTCGATGTACCAGGCGTATCAGAAGGCAGAGCCGGAGGCTGCGAGGGCGCTGCTCCAGACCACCCAGCAGAG GTTTCTAGAGGAGATTAAAGTCTCCTCCCCAGAGACGGAGGTGGAGGTCAGGATGAAGTATTTCTGCGTGCTGGCCAGCAAGCCGCGCTAA